In Myxococcus guangdongensis, one genomic interval encodes:
- a CDS encoding TraB/GumN family protein produces MVRSAVVAVLAGLFVMGCAAHRSDLDYPDREAIYDRPLEEMWPEVQGFFTRNELPFREDKGSRVLETEWRQEFGGSKVSGFFHRYLVVGRRETPTSSKLQIFRITKSRNKTLQNPAVQIDWGVSRNLAPPSDSETRGLGVEDFEDRLAEPRGENAFFAESGQGQRDMVMEWRVFREVAPLLSKEENAPKPVQVAKAPNAKEAPSQMAVECGLPIIGLGKKAQPGTVMLLGEMHGTQEVPRFVAQMACQAVVAGLPVTVGLELPLENQGRVDAFLDSKGEEGDWLKLMEAPFWRSPYPDGRGSAAVANMLEHLRQLRSQGLDVDVFVFDHPKANGQQREDAMAATVALQAEVGPKRFHVVLSGNIHSRTKKGLPWNKDHRPMGYLLKQKLDDVVALDMAYDSGTAWICSVDSKGVRDRLDCGVRDAKGKNNGERYFVHTWDSANAEGYHGVFYVGAVNASAPAIRVGDSGPGKEGGKSPFVPEAGKLASSK; encoded by the coding sequence ATGGTGCGCTCCGCAGTCGTCGCGGTGTTGGCAGGTCTGTTCGTCATGGGCTGCGCGGCCCATCGCAGTGATTTGGACTACCCGGACCGGGAGGCCATCTACGACAGGCCCCTCGAGGAGATGTGGCCGGAGGTCCAGGGCTTCTTCACCCGGAACGAGCTGCCCTTCCGCGAGGACAAGGGGAGCCGGGTGTTGGAGACGGAGTGGCGGCAGGAGTTCGGCGGCTCCAAGGTCTCCGGCTTCTTCCACCGCTACCTGGTGGTGGGCCGGCGGGAGACGCCCACGTCGAGCAAGCTGCAGATCTTCCGCATCACCAAGAGCCGGAACAAGACGCTGCAGAACCCGGCCGTGCAGATCGACTGGGGCGTCAGCCGCAACCTGGCCCCCCCGAGTGACTCGGAGACGAGGGGTCTGGGCGTGGAGGACTTCGAGGACCGGCTGGCGGAGCCTCGGGGCGAGAACGCCTTCTTCGCGGAGTCCGGGCAGGGCCAGCGGGACATGGTGATGGAGTGGCGGGTGTTCCGCGAGGTGGCGCCGCTCCTGTCGAAGGAGGAGAACGCGCCCAAGCCGGTGCAGGTGGCCAAGGCGCCCAACGCCAAGGAGGCCCCGTCGCAGATGGCGGTGGAGTGCGGCCTGCCCATCATCGGCCTGGGCAAGAAGGCGCAGCCGGGCACGGTGATGCTGCTGGGCGAGATGCACGGCACGCAGGAGGTGCCGCGCTTCGTGGCGCAGATGGCGTGTCAGGCCGTGGTCGCGGGGCTGCCGGTGACGGTGGGGTTGGAGCTGCCGCTGGAGAACCAGGGCCGCGTGGATGCGTTCCTCGACAGCAAGGGCGAGGAGGGCGACTGGCTCAAGCTGATGGAGGCGCCGTTCTGGCGCAGCCCGTACCCGGATGGGCGCGGCAGCGCGGCCGTGGCGAACATGCTCGAGCACCTGCGTCAGCTGCGCTCGCAGGGGCTGGACGTGGATGTCTTCGTGTTCGACCACCCGAAGGCGAACGGGCAGCAGCGCGAGGACGCGATGGCGGCCACGGTGGCGCTCCAGGCGGAGGTGGGACCCAAGCGCTTCCACGTGGTGCTGTCGGGCAACATCCACTCGCGCACGAAGAAGGGCCTGCCGTGGAACAAGGACCACCGGCCGATGGGCTACCTGCTGAAGCAGAAGCTGGACGACGTGGTGGCGCTGGACATGGCGTACGACAGCGGCACGGCGTGGATCTGCTCGGTGGACAGCAAGGGCGTGCGAGACAGGCTGGACTGTGGCGTGCGCGACGCGAAGGGCAAGAACAACGGGGAGCGCTACTTCGTGCACACGTGGGACTCCGCGAATGCCGAGGGCTACCACGGCGTGTTCTACGTGGGCGCGGTGAACGCCTCCGCGCCCGCCATCCGCGTGGGTGACAGCGGCCCGGGCAAGGAGGGCGGCAAGAGCCCCTTCGTGCCGGAGGCGGGGAAGCTCGCGTCGTCGAAGTAG
- a CDS encoding ferritin-like domain-containing protein gives MAEKSEVARLRSLAQLDADAVGAYDAALARIPEPLVRERLAEFRADHVRHVRELNGFIHHFGGTPLDLKPDLKGAAMKGLTAMSSMMGTEAALVAMLGNEEYSNRSYDVALRFEWSPDVRLLIERHREDERRHILWIREAVRTRPWEKERAPLHEGSEVQA, from the coding sequence ATGGCCGAGAAGTCCGAGGTGGCACGCCTGCGCAGCCTTGCGCAGCTCGACGCGGACGCGGTGGGCGCCTATGACGCGGCGCTCGCGCGCATCCCGGAGCCGCTGGTGCGTGAGCGGCTCGCCGAGTTCCGTGCCGACCACGTGCGCCATGTGCGGGAGCTCAACGGCTTCATCCACCACTTCGGAGGCACGCCGCTGGACCTGAAGCCCGACCTGAAGGGCGCGGCGATGAAGGGCCTGACGGCCATGTCCAGCATGATGGGCACCGAGGCCGCGCTGGTGGCGATGCTCGGCAACGAGGAGTACTCGAACCGCTCCTACGACGTGGCCCTGCGCTTCGAGTGGAGCCCCGACGTGCGCCTGCTCATCGAGCGCCACCGCGAGGACGAGCGCCGCCACATCCTGTGGATTCGCGAGGCCGTCCGGACCCGCCCCTGGGAGAAGGAGCGCGCCCCGTTGCACGAGGGCTCGGAGGTCCAGGCCTGA
- the ligD gene encoding non-homologous end-joining DNA ligase, translated as MNRARTRRHSTGSLRAPRAQAARTSAPASHATLTHGDRVLFPDAGLTKADVFAYYREVAPLMVPVLEDRPISVQQWPAGIQAPGFFRHGLSGIPAWVPTQRVRHLDKTLRHVNVNGEQPLLWLANQSALTLHMWLSRAPKLSQPDFLAMDLDPGKGGWSDVVTVALALRGLLEEQGLESYPKTSGKRGLHVMIPLAPGHTYAKVQAHADAVAHALEERLGALATTVRGIRARKGRLYLDTGQNARGKTIVAPYSLRAKAGAPFSAPLKWSEVTRRLDPARFNLRALKRRLDKVGDLFAPALKHPQRLPD; from the coding sequence GTGAACCGCGCGCGCACACGACGTCATTCGACGGGCTCGCTGCGAGCACCACGCGCCCAGGCCGCGAGAACCTCCGCGCCCGCATCACACGCCACGCTGACGCATGGGGACCGCGTCCTCTTCCCCGACGCGGGCCTGACGAAGGCGGATGTCTTCGCGTACTACCGCGAGGTCGCGCCCCTGATGGTCCCCGTCCTCGAGGACCGTCCCATCTCCGTGCAGCAGTGGCCCGCTGGAATCCAGGCACCAGGCTTCTTCCGGCATGGGCTGTCGGGCATCCCCGCGTGGGTGCCCACCCAGCGCGTGCGCCACCTGGACAAGACGCTGCGCCACGTGAACGTGAACGGCGAGCAGCCCCTGCTGTGGCTCGCCAACCAATCCGCGCTCACGCTCCACATGTGGCTGAGCCGCGCGCCCAAGCTCTCGCAGCCCGACTTCCTGGCCATGGACCTGGACCCGGGCAAGGGCGGCTGGTCCGACGTGGTGACGGTGGCGCTCGCGCTGCGCGGACTGCTCGAGGAACAGGGCCTCGAGAGCTACCCCAAGACCTCCGGCAAGCGCGGCCTGCACGTCATGATTCCCCTCGCCCCCGGACACACGTACGCGAAGGTGCAGGCACACGCGGACGCCGTGGCCCATGCGCTGGAGGAGCGACTGGGTGCGCTGGCCACCACGGTGCGCGGCATCCGCGCGCGCAAGGGCCGGCTGTACCTGGACACGGGACAGAACGCGCGCGGCAAGACCATCGTCGCGCCCTACTCTCTCCGGGCCAAGGCGGGAGCGCCCTTCTCCGCGCCCCTGAAGTGGAGCGAGGTCACCCGACGCCTCGACCCCGCGCGCTTCAACCTCCGCGCACTCAAGAGGCGCCTGGACAAGGTGGGGGACCTGTTCGCGCCCGCGTTGAAGCACCCACAGCGGCTGCCGGACTGA
- a CDS encoding DMT family transporter, whose amino-acid sequence MDSAVASGPVKPASRLKVALAYCTCFLLWGSTWSVVKVGLEDLPPLRFLGTRMLVAGLVLMPFARSAGQVDLRTGGRIAGLGMLQLAAPFTLLFFAQQWIPSSWAALLFSTFPVWLLFVGRVLLPDQPLTPGKLVAAGLGVAGVVMLQSSDIQGLALSGKVLLGVGMTLFSVVLIAVANVLVRRHMAHVPPRVLVFGQALSSGVPLLALSFLLESNATVTWTPRAVGAVLYLAIFGTAFTYLCLYWLLPRISLTALGAMALLDTLVAVVLGVAFLGEPLTVSLVVGGALILGSAALANALPQRSPPRSDEQARS is encoded by the coding sequence ATGGACTCCGCTGTCGCCTCCGGCCCCGTGAAGCCCGCGAGCCGTCTGAAGGTCGCCCTCGCCTACTGCACCTGCTTCCTCCTCTGGGGCTCCACCTGGTCCGTGGTGAAGGTGGGCCTGGAGGACCTGCCACCGTTGCGCTTCCTCGGCACACGGATGCTGGTGGCGGGGCTCGTCCTGATGCCCTTCGCCCGCTCGGCGGGACAGGTGGACCTGCGCACCGGCGGACGCATCGCGGGGCTGGGCATGCTCCAGCTCGCGGCGCCCTTCACCCTGCTCTTCTTCGCGCAGCAGTGGATTCCATCCAGCTGGGCCGCGCTGCTGTTCTCCACCTTCCCGGTGTGGCTGCTGTTCGTCGGCCGCGTCCTGCTGCCGGACCAACCGCTCACCCCCGGCAAGCTCGTGGCCGCGGGCCTGGGCGTGGCGGGCGTGGTGATGCTCCAGTCCTCCGACATCCAGGGGCTGGCGCTGTCCGGCAAGGTGCTGCTGGGCGTGGGGATGACGCTCTTCTCCGTGGTCCTCATCGCCGTGGCCAACGTGCTCGTCCGTCGCCACATGGCGCACGTGCCACCGCGCGTGCTCGTCTTCGGACAGGCGCTCAGCAGCGGCGTGCCCCTGCTCGCGCTCTCCTTCCTGCTGGAGTCGAACGCCACCGTGACGTGGACGCCGCGCGCGGTGGGCGCGGTGCTCTACCTGGCCATCTTCGGCACCGCGTTCACCTACCTGTGTCTCTACTGGCTCCTGCCGCGCATCTCCCTCACCGCGCTGGGCGCCATGGCGCTGCTCGACACGCTGGTGGCGGTGGTGCTCGGCGTCGCGTTCCTCGGCGAGCCGCTCACCGTGTCACTCGTCGTGGGCGGCGCGCTCATCCTGGGGAGCGCGGCCCTGGCCAATGCGCTCCCCCAGCGGTCCCCGCCCCGATCCGACGAACAGGCCCGGAGCTGA
- a CDS encoding VCBS repeat-containing protein, whose protein sequence is MIRFPRAAPLLALLVTACSDDLEPAREQEPPPEVDRCTGLSPVSLRAEPTRVRVGGPVSLVATGGSGQYRYTLQDGGSSGELRGSRFIAGHTPGSDTLVVEDARCPGDARATVDVIAAFDIAPSRADVRPGVSFQVAARGLLGTATYSLKQNLSGATLTPEGRYTAGTGEGLDLVSVRDSQTGDEVELQYTVSKTARLAGAPAYLAVPSGSSVPLFTRGGSDRVVWSKVSGPGTLAAGRIGFLSGDTGAALLEASDPFTGDKASVTVVVLDELTRPGLAHGRLTDAASMVTADFDGDGVLDLAVGQRESDLGRPTGGAVFIYKGGNDGLDPQPLWVLTGDTDTAQFGDALAAGDLDGDGRAELVVSSPGADVAVSNAGAVYLYTFKGGAPAPLRLQLAGLLRDAAFGAGMAVADMDGDGKVDLVVGSPAGDLAPTSAIRARGTVDIYLSSASAPVPDLPSIRLGGSDLSKDGAPMARTGSDMGRVLVTADFNKDGRLDIAALSKVSRYTAEGAVSGTQVAISVFFARSEGIRFRASPDVYVLPANLADSNEGTWRLGAIPGDDTRPPLLMAVADRADSPDLSASGGNRAATDAGGALLFDLSTFVPTGDPAATPPQVKREEAFARIYGESASIVAGRSFAVLDVDGVAGPELLLGAPYAQPGTGATALRFGGKVLAYPLSTLTKGAVINKPLLALNGTARSDTLGAGLAVWKLPDGDSLAAFAGRASSAAGVFTGRVELFRRGGASLTEWARTSSYVPARPSVERVGEQVAVATGASGALALLGAPGWSGAGANGDGDALSIGRAYVRPVARTGEAVVGAEGAPSPHTAGRSVGADVAFTDFNKDGRPDLVVGATGLIVPASTSAEHAAQYHTTRAECLTTGSQSVGGVLVSLGQADGSYKPAYRMWAPLQIAGCTPETDAKCKRSALGRGLVGGFDFNNDGFEDLGVLRDRGLEVFLGRAPDDTGLSKLTMVCDPVYTWPSMALQTSALTSLGDIDGDTCDDLAWRYAEGTRSGVAILLGFGAKCSRTTATVWRIAADSEVQLNNQGLGLAIARAGKVLGNAGGGGDARDFLAISATSVPFNGTTQPVVLLVDIATLRAEMAKPDHVASGVVGLFGDGLNPIVLVHKSRAVGFGTSLAGNVDLSGDKVPDLVVGAPGASEASDGGGAVFIYAGGPGMQGALSPFLLVAGDGSERSQIGQDIALTPGNQTTPPTLVIGAPRSFRTGTQNGTAFSLPLRF, encoded by the coding sequence ATGATTCGATTCCCTCGCGCGGCCCCCCTGCTCGCGCTCCTCGTGACGGCCTGCTCCGACGACCTGGAACCCGCGCGTGAGCAGGAGCCGCCTCCGGAGGTGGACCGGTGCACGGGGCTGTCGCCCGTGAGCCTGCGCGCCGAGCCCACGCGGGTGCGCGTGGGGGGCCCCGTGTCGCTGGTGGCCACCGGCGGCAGCGGCCAGTACCGCTACACGCTGCAGGACGGAGGCTCGTCCGGCGAGCTGCGCGGCAGCCGCTTCATCGCGGGACACACGCCGGGCAGTGACACGCTGGTGGTGGAGGACGCGCGCTGCCCCGGTGACGCGCGCGCCACGGTGGACGTCATCGCCGCCTTCGACATCGCGCCCTCGCGCGCGGACGTGAGGCCGGGCGTGTCCTTCCAGGTGGCGGCGCGGGGCCTGCTGGGCACGGCCACGTACAGCCTGAAGCAGAACCTGTCGGGCGCCACCCTGACGCCGGAGGGCCGCTACACCGCGGGCACCGGCGAGGGCCTGGACCTGGTCTCCGTGCGCGACTCGCAGACGGGCGACGAGGTGGAGCTCCAGTACACCGTGAGCAAGACGGCGCGGCTGGCCGGCGCGCCCGCGTATCTGGCGGTGCCCTCGGGGTCGTCCGTGCCGCTGTTCACGCGGGGCGGCAGCGACAGGGTGGTGTGGAGCAAGGTGTCGGGGCCGGGGACGCTCGCGGCCGGGCGCATCGGCTTCCTCTCGGGTGACACGGGCGCGGCGCTGCTGGAGGCGTCGGACCCGTTCACCGGTGACAAGGCGTCCGTCACGGTGGTGGTGCTGGACGAGCTGACGCGGCCGGGGCTCGCACACGGACGGCTCACCGACGCGGCCAGCATGGTGACGGCGGACTTCGACGGCGACGGCGTGCTGGACCTCGCCGTGGGCCAGCGCGAGAGCGATTTGGGCCGGCCCACCGGCGGCGCCGTCTTCATCTACAAGGGCGGCAACGACGGGCTGGACCCGCAGCCGCTGTGGGTGCTCACGGGTGACACGGACACGGCGCAGTTCGGTGACGCGCTGGCCGCCGGCGACCTGGACGGCGACGGACGCGCGGAGCTGGTGGTGTCCTCGCCGGGCGCGGACGTGGCGGTGAGCAACGCGGGCGCGGTGTACCTCTACACGTTCAAGGGGGGCGCCCCGGCGCCGCTGCGCTTGCAGCTGGCCGGCCTCCTGCGCGACGCGGCCTTCGGCGCGGGCATGGCCGTGGCGGACATGGATGGGGACGGCAAGGTGGACCTGGTGGTGGGCTCGCCCGCCGGAGACCTGGCGCCCACCAGCGCTATCCGCGCGCGCGGCACCGTGGACATCTACCTCTCCTCGGCGAGCGCCCCGGTGCCGGACCTGCCCTCGATTCGCCTGGGGGGCTCGGACCTGTCGAAGGACGGAGCGCCCATGGCACGCACGGGCTCGGACATGGGCCGCGTGCTGGTGACGGCGGACTTCAACAAGGATGGGCGGCTGGACATCGCCGCCCTCAGCAAGGTGTCGCGCTACACCGCGGAGGGCGCGGTCTCCGGCACGCAGGTGGCCATCTCCGTCTTCTTCGCGCGCTCGGAGGGCATCCGCTTCCGGGCGTCCCCGGACGTGTACGTGCTGCCCGCCAACCTGGCGGACTCGAACGAGGGGACGTGGCGGCTGGGCGCCATCCCCGGTGACGACACGCGCCCGCCGCTGCTGATGGCGGTGGCGGACCGCGCGGACTCGCCGGACCTGAGCGCCAGTGGTGGGAATCGCGCGGCCACCGACGCGGGCGGCGCGCTGCTGTTCGACCTGAGCACCTTCGTGCCCACGGGAGACCCCGCGGCCACGCCGCCGCAGGTGAAGCGCGAGGAGGCCTTCGCGCGCATCTACGGTGAGTCGGCCAGCATCGTCGCGGGGCGCAGCTTCGCGGTGCTCGACGTGGACGGCGTGGCGGGGCCGGAGCTGCTGCTGGGCGCGCCGTATGCGCAGCCCGGCACGGGCGCCACCGCGCTGCGCTTCGGTGGCAAGGTGCTGGCGTACCCGCTGTCCACGCTGACGAAGGGCGCGGTCATCAACAAGCCGCTGCTGGCGCTCAACGGCACGGCCCGCTCCGACACGCTGGGCGCGGGCCTGGCGGTGTGGAAGCTGCCGGATGGGGACTCGCTGGCGGCCTTCGCCGGGCGCGCGTCGTCGGCGGCGGGGGTGTTCACCGGCCGCGTGGAGCTGTTCCGCCGGGGTGGCGCGTCGCTGACGGAGTGGGCGCGCACGTCTTCCTATGTCCCCGCGCGACCCAGCGTGGAGCGCGTGGGTGAGCAGGTGGCGGTGGCGACGGGCGCCTCGGGCGCGCTGGCGCTGCTGGGCGCGCCGGGGTGGTCCGGCGCGGGCGCCAACGGAGACGGTGACGCGCTCTCCATCGGCCGCGCGTACGTGCGTCCGGTGGCGCGCACGGGGGAGGCCGTCGTGGGCGCGGAGGGTGCTCCTTCCCCGCATACAGCGGGCCGCTCGGTGGGCGCGGACGTGGCCTTCACCGACTTCAACAAGGACGGCCGCCCGGACCTCGTGGTGGGCGCCACGGGCCTCATCGTCCCCGCGAGCACCAGCGCGGAGCACGCGGCGCAGTACCACACGACGCGCGCCGAGTGCCTCACCACGGGCAGCCAGTCCGTGGGCGGCGTGCTGGTGTCGCTGGGCCAGGCGGACGGCAGCTACAAGCCCGCCTACCGGATGTGGGCGCCGCTGCAGATTGCCGGCTGCACGCCGGAGACGGACGCGAAGTGCAAGCGCTCGGCGCTGGGGCGCGGCCTGGTGGGCGGCTTCGACTTCAACAACGACGGGTTCGAGGACCTGGGCGTGCTGCGCGACCGTGGCCTGGAGGTGTTCCTGGGCCGCGCGCCGGATGACACGGGGCTGAGCAAGCTCACCATGGTCTGCGACCCCGTCTACACCTGGCCCTCCATGGCGTTGCAGACCAGCGCGCTCACGTCGCTGGGCGACATCGACGGCGACACGTGTGACGACCTGGCGTGGCGCTACGCGGAGGGCACCCGCTCCGGCGTGGCCATCCTCCTGGGCTTCGGCGCGAAGTGCTCGCGCACCACGGCCACCGTGTGGCGCATCGCCGCGGACAGCGAGGTGCAGCTCAACAACCAGGGGCTGGGGCTCGCCATCGCCCGCGCGGGCAAGGTCCTGGGCAACGCGGGCGGCGGTGGTGACGCGCGCGACTTCCTGGCCATCAGCGCCACGTCCGTGCCCTTCAACGGCACCACCCAGCCGGTGGTGCTGCTCGTCGACATCGCCACGCTCCGGGCGGAGATGGCCAAGCCCGACCACGTGGCCTCGGGCGTGGTGGGCCTCTTCGGTGATGGGCTCAACCCCATCGTCCTGGTGCACAAGTCGCGCGCGGTGGGCTTCGGCACGTCGCTGGCGGGCAACGTGGACCTGTCGGGCGACAAGGTGCCGGACCTCGTGGTGGGCGCGCCGGGCGCCTCCGAGGCCTCGGATGGCGGCGGCGCCGTGTTCATCTACGCGGGCGGCCCCGGCATGCAGGGCGCGCTGTCGCCCTTCCTGCTCGTCGCGGGGGATGGCTCCGAGCGAAGCCAGATTGGTCAGGATATCGCGCTGACGCCGGGCAACCAGACAACACCGCCTACGCTGGTCATCGGCGCGCCGCGCAGCTTCCGGACGGGCACGCAGAATGGGACGGCGTTCTCGCTGCCGCTGCGGTTCTAG
- a CDS encoding DUF1501 domain-containing protein, whose product MKKNRLDENHRPERRTFLKAAAGFMGSTLLGGLPFRSFAQAAALAPADRCFVFVYFNGGWDQLLAFDPKDPDEFTADRAAETRILPGYNLIGDSRFSSIPLRPDISGKGRSNIDFGPAVGRLADHFDLMTVVRGINMNTLGHEVGYRYFLTGKMPIGSAARGSSTATEIVGQMKPRVPISNIAFNVESYNDRYPGYANALRVSRKDDLLLTLKPNSQVLDSEIEKQLVDFRGQPINCEQAAYGARGVGTTYQNSRDQMQQVMTQQLESSFRFELNNDDMAAVRQRYGLDQSGRYDNEAGRAAMVGTALKKGIAQCVTINLTGGLDTHFGTQLTHASNQRRGFDALASLVDDLRASQHPSGGTFMDHTTIMVFSEFSRTPLINSSGGRDHHISNSCMVMGAGVKHNYVFGKSGDIGMAPGTFDLRTGAANPNGENILPEHVIATVLASAGLDYSITRVEPLRPILA is encoded by the coding sequence ATGAAGAAGAATCGCCTCGACGAGAACCACCGTCCCGAGCGCCGCACCTTCCTCAAGGCCGCCGCCGGCTTCATGGGCTCCACCCTCCTGGGCGGACTGCCCTTCCGCTCCTTCGCCCAGGCCGCCGCGCTGGCCCCGGCGGACCGCTGCTTCGTCTTCGTGTACTTCAACGGCGGCTGGGACCAGCTGCTGGCCTTCGACCCGAAGGACCCGGACGAGTTCACCGCGGACCGCGCCGCGGAGACGCGCATCCTCCCCGGCTACAACCTCATCGGGGACTCGCGCTTCTCCTCCATCCCCCTGCGCCCGGACATCTCCGGCAAGGGCCGCTCGAACATCGACTTCGGGCCGGCGGTGGGGCGGCTGGCGGACCACTTCGACTTGATGACGGTGGTGCGCGGCATCAACATGAACACGCTGGGCCACGAGGTGGGCTACCGCTACTTCCTCACCGGGAAGATGCCCATCGGCAGCGCGGCGCGTGGCTCCTCCACGGCGACGGAAATCGTGGGGCAGATGAAGCCCCGCGTGCCCATCTCCAACATCGCGTTCAACGTGGAGTCGTACAACGACCGCTACCCCGGCTACGCCAACGCGCTGCGCGTCAGCCGCAAGGACGACCTGCTGCTCACGCTCAAGCCCAACTCGCAGGTGCTGGACAGCGAAATCGAGAAGCAGCTGGTGGACTTCCGGGGCCAGCCCATCAACTGCGAGCAGGCCGCCTACGGCGCGCGCGGCGTGGGCACCACGTACCAGAACAGCCGCGACCAGATGCAGCAGGTGATGACGCAGCAGCTGGAGTCGTCGTTCCGCTTCGAGCTGAACAACGACGACATGGCCGCGGTGCGCCAGCGCTACGGCCTGGACCAGAGCGGCCGCTACGACAACGAGGCGGGCCGCGCCGCCATGGTGGGCACGGCGCTCAAGAAGGGCATCGCCCAGTGCGTCACCATCAACCTCACCGGTGGCCTGGACACGCACTTCGGCACCCAGCTCACCCACGCGAGCAACCAGCGCCGCGGCTTCGACGCGCTGGCCAGCCTGGTGGATGACCTGCGCGCGTCCCAGCACCCCTCGGGCGGGACGTTCATGGACCACACCACCATCATGGTGTTCTCCGAGTTCTCCCGCACGCCGCTCATCAACAGCTCCGGCGGGCGAGACCACCACATCTCGAACTCGTGCATGGTCATGGGCGCCGGCGTGAAGCACAACTACGTCTTCGGCAAGAGCGGCGACATCGGCATGGCCCCGGGCACGTTCGATTTGCGCACCGGCGCCGCCAACCCCAACGGCGAGAACATCCTCCCCGAGCACGTCATCGCCACGGTGCTGGCCTCGGCGGGCCTGGATTACAGCATCACCCGTGTGGAGCCCCTCCGTCCCATCCTCGCCTGA